The Virgibacillus sp. SK37 region TTAACAAGAGGTTATAGCAGGAATGACCGCGTTGGACGTAGTGGGTTGGAAGAGTACTATGAGGACGTGCTTAGAGGAAGAAAGGAACAAATCCAATATACAACAACGAAGACCGGCCAAGTAATAGATTCGGAAACGGTTGTAGAAGGTGAACGTGGAAAAGATTTAGTCCTTACTGTGGATATGGAATTTCAAAAAGAAGTCGACAAAATTGTCCGGGAAGAATTAAAGACAGCTAAAAATAAACACTGGGCTGCAAACCGTTATATGGATGATGCGCTCGCTGTTGTAATGAATCCAAAAACAGGCGAAATTTTAGCCGTAAGCGGTCAGCACTATAATGATGAAAAAAAGGAATACCAAAATAATTCTTTTCGTGCATTATCAGACGCTCATTTACCTGGGTCCACGGTGAAGGGAGCCACTGTGTTAGCAGGGTATGAATCAGGGGTTATTTCACCAGGGCAGAGTTTTTACGATCGAAAAATTAAAATCGGGAACGAAACAAAGGGTTCTTATAATGACTTAGGTTTGGTAGATGATTATGAGGCATTAAAAAGATCATCCAACGTTTATATGTTTTATATTGCTCTAAAAATGGGTGGAGAGCATCGTTACCCATTTCCGAATGGAAGTAAGGTTTCATTCGACTCGAAGGCCTTTCAGCAAATGCGTAATTATTTTCAACAATTTGGTTTAGGAGTTAAAACAGGTGTCGATTTCCCATACGAAAGTACTGGCTATGAGGGAGATGAACTGAAAGCCGGTTTACTTATGGACTACGCTATTGGTCAATATGATACATTTACAACACTGCAACTGGCTCAATATGTATCAACAATTGCGAATGATGGCTATCGTGTCCGTCCGCATTTTCTAAAAGAAGTACGTAAGCCAAGTGAAACAGAGAGAGAATTGGGACCAATGGTTAGAAGTGAAGAAACAGAAGTACTCAATCGGATCCAAATGAAGGATTCCTATATTGAACGGGTGCAGGAGGGCTTTAGGCGGGTGTACCAGGAAACAGGTGGAACAGCTGCTGGTTACTTCAAAGGAAAAGATTATAACCCTGCAGGTAAGACAGGTACTGCGGAAAGTGAAGTATATGAAGATGGAGTAAAATATGATACAGAGAATCATTCACTAATCGGTTATGCTCCATTTGATGACCCGGAGGTTGCTTTTGCAGTCATCGCACCGAATTCCGGTAAAGTAAAAAGCTTACATCCACTGAGTAAAATTATTGGTCAACGCATTTTGGATACGTATTTTGATTTGAAGGAAGAAAGAGAAAAAGAAGAAGTAAAGGAATAAAAAAAGCGAAGAACCTGGATTAGGTTCTTCGCTTTTTTTTACTATCTGGCAATCTTCTCAGCAAGCTCATAGAAACTCATATCACTGGTGACTTCAAATTCACCAATTTGAACTTTTTCACTATAGTTTTCTTTCTCCAAATATTGATCAAATTTCCCGGAATCTTTAATGATCTTCTTTTCTTCCAGTAAATTACTTATCTCTGAAGTTGCCATCCCTGGCTTGATGTTAATTTTATACTTCTCTGGTTTATCTGAAGCTTCTTCAGATGCTTTTTCGTCAGTGGCTTCATCTTTCTTATTTTCCTTTTTGTCCTTTTTTTCTTCTGTAGCTTGTTCTTTCTTATTCTCTTTTCGTTTCTTGTCTTTTTCTACAGACAAGGAAATATATTCTTCTTGAGATAAGACGTGATATCCTTCTTCTTTAACGAGTGGAATCATTTCTTCTGTTGACATTTCATCATTGGCGGAAGTCGTTCCCCAG contains the following coding sequences:
- a CDS encoding penicillin-binding protein 2 codes for the protein MARKRKKKEQLPFRINILFFVIFLLFSVLILQLGVVQILNGEEFQKEIERTVKDTTKIPVPRGKIYDSNYNVIVDNKPLYSITYTPAKGVQAEDRLEVAQKLAKLISMDSEEYLDGITERNKKEYWYLLNKKKADKRLSDEEAADMSNSEQYKTILDRITKEEISDFSKQELEVIAIKKELDKAYSLTPQIIKNEDVTPDEYARVAEHLDKLPGINATTDWNREYPYKDTFSSLLGSITSQEQGIPADKEKYYLTRGYSRNDRVGRSGLEEYYEDVLRGRKEQIQYTTTKTGQVIDSETVVEGERGKDLVLTVDMEFQKEVDKIVREELKTAKNKHWAANRYMDDALAVVMNPKTGEILAVSGQHYNDEKKEYQNNSFRALSDAHLPGSTVKGATVLAGYESGVISPGQSFYDRKIKIGNETKGSYNDLGLVDDYEALKRSSNVYMFYIALKMGGEHRYPFPNGSKVSFDSKAFQQMRNYFQQFGLGVKTGVDFPYESTGYEGDELKAGLLMDYAIGQYDTFTTLQLAQYVSTIANDGYRVRPHFLKEVRKPSETERELGPMVRSEETEVLNRIQMKDSYIERVQEGFRRVYQETGGTAAGYFKGKDYNPAGKTGTAESEVYEDGVKYDTENHSLIGYAPFDDPEVAFAVIAPNSGKVKSLHPLSKIIGQRILDTYFDLKEEREKEEVKE
- a CDS encoding endolytic transglycosylase MltG, whose protein sequence is MKQPIRAFAIGLLTSGVIMLIGFFFWGTTSANDEMSTEEMIPLVKEEGYHVLSQEEYISLSVEKDKKRKENKKEQATEEKKDKKENKKDEATDEKASEEASDKPEKYKINIKPGMATSEISNLLEEKKIIKDSGKFDQYLEKENYSEKVQIGEFEVTSDMSFYELAEKIAR